In the genome of Streptomyces globosus, one region contains:
- the leuC gene encoding 3-isopropylmalate dehydratase large subunit gives MGRTLAEKVWDDHVVRRAEGEPDLLFIDLHLLHEVTSPQAFEGLRQAGRKVRRLDLTIATEDHNTPTLDIDKPIADPVSRAQLETLRRNCAEFGVRLHPLGDVEQGVVHVVGPQLGLTQPGTTVVCGDSHTSTHGAFGALAFGIGTSQVEHVLATQTLPLARPKTMAITVTGELAEGVTAKDLILAIIARIGTGGGQGYVIEYRGEAVEKLSMEARMTVCNMSIEAGARAGMIAPDQTTFDYLKGRDHAPTGEDWDAAVAYWKTLRTDDDAVFDAEVVIDGSSLSPFVTWGTNPGQGAPLSANVPDPASYEDASERLAAEKALEYMGLTAGQPLRDIRVDTVFVGSCTNGRIEDLRAVADVIKGRKVADGVRMLVVPGSVRVALQAVEEGLDKVFKDAGAEWRHAGCSMCLGMNPDQLAPGERSASTSNRNFEGRQGKGGRTHLVSPQVAAATAVLGHLASPADLSDVHATAGV, from the coding sequence ATGGGTAGGACACTCGCGGAGAAGGTCTGGGACGACCACGTCGTCCGGCGCGCCGAGGGCGAGCCCGACCTCCTCTTCATCGATCTGCACCTGCTGCACGAGGTGACCAGCCCCCAGGCGTTCGAAGGCCTGCGGCAGGCCGGCCGCAAGGTCCGCCGTCTCGACCTCACCATCGCGACCGAGGACCACAACACCCCCACCCTCGACATCGACAAGCCGATCGCGGACCCGGTCTCCCGGGCCCAGCTGGAGACGCTGCGCAGGAACTGCGCCGAGTTCGGGGTGCGCCTGCACCCGCTGGGCGACGTCGAGCAGGGCGTCGTCCACGTCGTGGGACCGCAGCTGGGCCTGACCCAGCCGGGCACCACCGTCGTCTGCGGCGACTCCCACACCTCGACGCACGGCGCCTTCGGCGCCCTCGCCTTCGGCATCGGCACCAGCCAGGTCGAGCACGTCCTGGCCACCCAGACGCTGCCCCTGGCCCGCCCCAAGACCATGGCGATCACCGTCACCGGCGAGCTGGCCGAGGGCGTCACCGCCAAGGACCTGATCCTGGCGATCATCGCCAGGATCGGCACCGGCGGCGGCCAGGGCTACGTCATCGAGTACCGCGGCGAGGCCGTCGAGAAGCTGTCGATGGAAGCCCGCATGACCGTCTGCAACATGTCGATCGAGGCCGGCGCCCGCGCCGGCATGATCGCCCCCGACCAGACGACCTTCGACTACCTGAAGGGCCGCGACCACGCCCCCACCGGCGAGGACTGGGACGCCGCGGTCGCCTACTGGAAGACCCTGCGCACCGACGACGACGCCGTCTTCGACGCGGAGGTCGTCATCGACGGCTCCTCGCTGTCCCCGTTCGTCACCTGGGGCACCAACCCGGGACAGGGCGCGCCGCTGTCGGCGAACGTCCCCGACCCGGCTTCGTACGAGGACGCCTCGGAGCGCCTCGCGGCCGAAAAGGCCCTGGAGTACATGGGGTTGACCGCCGGGCAGCCGCTGCGCGACATCCGTGTCGACACCGTCTTCGTAGGCTCCTGCACCAACGGCCGGATCGAGGACCTCCGCGCCGTCGCCGACGTCATCAAGGGCCGCAAAGTCGCCGACGGCGTACGGATGCTGGTCGTCCCCGGCTCCGTCCGCGTCGCCCTGCAGGCGGTCGAGGAGGGCCTGGACAAGGTCTTCAAGGACGCGGGCGCCGAATGGCGGCACGCCGGCTGCTCCATGTGCCTGGGCATGAACCCCGACCAACTGGCGCCCGGCGAGCGCTCCGCCTCCACCTCGAACCGCAACTTCGAGGGCCGGCAGGGCAAGGGCGGCCGCACCCACCTGGTCTCCCCGCAGGTCGCCGCCGCCACCGCGGTCCTGGGCCACCTGGCCTCGCCCGCCGACCTGTCCGACGTCCACGCCACCGCCGGAGTCTGA
- the gltX gene encoding glutamate--tRNA ligase produces MANATPVRVRFCPSPTGNPHVGLVRTALFNWAFARHHGGTFVFRIEDTDAARDSEESYVQLLDSLRWLGFTWDEGPEVGGPHAPYRQSQRMEIYADVAKKLKDGGYAYDCYCTTEELDARRAAARAAGKPSGYDGHCRELSAVQLEAYQGEHRTPIVRFRMPDEPITFTDLVRGELTFTPENVPDFGILRANGAPLYTLVNPVDDALMEITHVLRGEDLLSSTPRQIALYKALIELGVAKAVPQFGHLPYVMGEGNKKLSKRDPESSLNLYRERGFLPEGLLNYLSLLGWSFSKDQDVFSVEEMVAKFDIDGVNANPARFDLKKAEAINADHIRRLDGKAFADACAPWLQAPFANWEPEDFDADAWAAIAPYAQTRVTVLSDITANVDFLFRKEPVEDQASWDKAMKGDPAGLLTSARARLETADWNDPEALKQAVLAAGEAHGLKLGKAQAPVRVAVTGRTVGLPLFESLQILGRERSLARIDAALAKLAATAA; encoded by the coding sequence GTGGCTAACGCGACCCCCGTCCGCGTACGTTTCTGTCCCTCGCCGACCGGCAACCCCCACGTGGGCCTGGTCCGCACCGCCCTGTTCAACTGGGCGTTCGCCCGCCACCACGGCGGCACGTTCGTCTTCCGCATCGAGGACACCGACGCGGCCCGCGACTCCGAGGAGTCGTACGTCCAGCTGCTGGACTCGCTGCGCTGGCTCGGCTTCACCTGGGACGAGGGCCCCGAGGTGGGCGGTCCGCACGCCCCGTACCGCCAGTCGCAGCGCATGGAGATCTACGCGGACGTCGCGAAGAAGCTCAAGGACGGCGGCTACGCCTACGACTGCTACTGCACCACCGAGGAGCTCGACGCCCGCCGCGCGGCCGCCCGCGCCGCCGGCAAGCCCTCCGGCTACGACGGCCACTGCCGCGAGCTGAGCGCAGTCCAGCTGGAGGCCTACCAGGGCGAGCACCGCACGCCGATCGTACGCTTCCGGATGCCCGACGAGCCGATCACCTTCACCGACCTGGTCCGCGGCGAGCTGACCTTCACTCCGGAGAACGTGCCGGACTTCGGCATCCTGCGCGCCAACGGCGCCCCGCTCTACACGCTCGTCAACCCGGTCGACGACGCGCTGATGGAGATCACGCACGTGCTGCGCGGCGAGGACCTGCTCTCCTCCACCCCGCGCCAGATCGCCCTGTACAAGGCGCTCATCGAGCTCGGCGTCGCCAAGGCCGTCCCGCAGTTCGGCCACCTGCCGTACGTCATGGGCGAGGGCAACAAGAAGCTCTCCAAGCGCGACCCGGAGTCCTCGCTCAACCTCTACCGCGAGCGCGGCTTCCTCCCCGAGGGCCTGCTGAACTACCTCTCGCTGCTCGGCTGGTCCTTCTCCAAGGACCAGGACGTCTTCTCGGTCGAGGAGATGGTGGCGAAGTTCGACATCGACGGCGTCAACGCCAACCCGGCCCGCTTCGACCTGAAGAAGGCCGAGGCGATCAACGCCGACCACATCCGCCGGCTGGACGGGAAGGCCTTCGCCGACGCGTGCGCCCCGTGGCTGCAGGCCCCCTTCGCCAACTGGGAGCCCGAGGACTTCGACGCCGACGCCTGGGCGGCCATCGCGCCGTACGCCCAGACCCGCGTCACCGTCCTGTCGGACATCACCGCGAACGTCGACTTCCTCTTCCGCAAGGAGCCGGTCGAGGACCAGGCCTCCTGGGACAAGGCGATGAAGGGCGACCCCGCGGGCCTGCTGACCTCGGCCCGCGCCCGCCTGGAGACGGCCGACTGGAACGACCCGGAGGCGCTCAAGCAGGCAGTCCTCGCCGCGGGCGAGGCCCACGGCCTCAAGCTCGGCAAGGCGCAGGCGCCGGTCCGCGTCGCCGTCACCGGCCGCACCGTCGGCCTGCCGCTCTTCGAGTCCCTGCAGATCCTGGGCAGGGAGCGCTCGCTGGCGCGCATCGACGCCGCCCTGGCCAAGCTGGCCGCCACCGCCGCCTGA
- a CDS encoding roadblock/LC7 domain-containing protein, translating into MSQAAQNLNWLITNFVDNTPGVSHTVVVSADGLLLAMSDGFPRDRADQLAAVASGLTSLTAGASRIFEGGAVNQTVVEMDRGFLFLMSVSDGSSLAVLAHPECDIGLVGYEMALLVDRAGTVLTPDLRAELQGSLLI; encoded by the coding sequence ATGAGCCAGGCGGCACAGAACCTGAACTGGTTGATCACCAACTTCGTGGACAACACCCCCGGGGTGTCCCACACGGTGGTGGTCTCCGCCGACGGCCTCCTTCTGGCGATGTCCGACGGATTCCCGCGCGACCGCGCCGACCAGCTGGCGGCCGTGGCCTCCGGACTGACCTCGCTGACCGCCGGAGCCTCCCGCATCTTCGAGGGCGGGGCCGTCAACCAGACCGTGGTCGAGATGGACCGGGGGTTCCTCTTCCTCATGTCCGTCTCCGACGGGTCCTCGCTCGCGGTGCTCGCGCACCCCGAGTGCGACATCGGCCTCGTCGGCTACGAGATGGCCCTCCTCGTCGACCGCGCAGGCACGGTCCTCACCCCGGACCTGCGCGCGGAGCTCCAGGGAAGCCTGCTCATCTGA
- a CDS encoding HAD family hydrolase: MPIRAVLWDIDDTLFDYTGADTAGLARRLAEVGLGERYGSPAEALALWREATVRQWDRFAAGKTTFQGQRRDRVRDFLGEPAMDDAEADAWFDRYVAHYKAAWAVFPDVLPALDALAGRYRHGVLSNSSTANQDAKLRHLGLRERFEVLLCAAELGVSKPEAAAFLAACEALGLPPAEVAYVGDQPEIDARGARDAGLTAVWLDRDGVRGPGPAGVHRIAGLAQLPDVLARDTRFGARSAIR, from the coding sequence ATGCCGATCCGCGCCGTGCTGTGGGACATCGACGACACCCTGTTCGACTACACGGGGGCGGACACCGCCGGGCTCGCGCGCCGGCTCGCCGAGGTCGGGCTGGGGGAGCGCTACGGGTCGCCCGCCGAGGCGCTCGCGCTGTGGCGGGAGGCCACGGTCCGCCAGTGGGACCGCTTCGCGGCCGGGAAGACCACTTTCCAGGGGCAGCGGCGCGACAGGGTGCGGGACTTCCTCGGGGAGCCGGCGATGGACGATGCCGAGGCCGACGCCTGGTTCGACCGGTACGTCGCGCACTACAAGGCCGCCTGGGCGGTCTTCCCGGACGTCCTGCCCGCGCTGGACGCGCTGGCGGGCCGCTACCGCCACGGCGTGCTCTCCAACTCCTCCACCGCCAACCAGGACGCCAAGCTCCGCCACCTGGGACTGCGCGAGCGCTTCGAAGTGCTCCTGTGCGCCGCCGAACTGGGCGTCAGCAAGCCCGAGGCGGCCGCCTTCCTCGCCGCCTGCGAGGCGCTCGGGCTGCCGCCGGCGGAGGTCGCGTACGTGGGCGACCAGCCGGAGATCGACGCACGGGGCGCCCGGGACGCCGGCCTCACCGCGGTGTGGCTGGATCGCGACGGTGTACGCGGCCCCGGGCCGGCCGGAGTGCACCGGATCGCGGGGCTCGCCCAGCTCCCGGATGTGCTGGCGCGGGATACCCGTTTTGGAGCACGGTCAGCCATCCGGTAA
- a CDS encoding GTP-binding protein yields MDFASSNGGAARSTTSAKIVVAGGFGVGKTTFVGAVSEINPLRTEAVMTSASAGIDDLTHTGDKTTTTVAMDFGRITLDQDLILYLFGTPGQDRFWFMWDDLVRGAIGAVVLVDTRRLADCFPAVDYFENSGLPFVIALNGFDGHQPYTPEEVREALQIGPDAPIITTDARHRADAKSALITLVEHALMARLK; encoded by the coding sequence GTGGACTTCGCAAGCTCTAACGGCGGGGCGGCACGCTCCACCACCTCCGCGAAGATCGTGGTGGCGGGCGGCTTCGGCGTGGGCAAGACCACGTTCGTCGGCGCGGTCTCCGAGATCAACCCCCTGCGCACCGAAGCCGTCATGACCAGCGCCTCCGCCGGCATCGACGACCTCACCCACACCGGGGACAAGACGACCACCACCGTCGCCATGGACTTCGGCCGCATCACCCTGGACCAGGACCTCATCCTCTACCTGTTCGGCACCCCCGGACAGGACCGCTTCTGGTTCATGTGGGACGACCTCGTCCGCGGCGCCATCGGCGCCGTCGTCCTCGTCGACACCCGCCGACTCGCCGACTGCTTCCCCGCCGTCGACTACTTCGAAAACAGCGGCCTCCCCTTCGTCATCGCCCTCAACGGCTTCGACGGACACCAGCCCTACACCCCCGAAGAAGTCCGCGAAGCACTCCAGATCGGCCCCGACGCCCCCATCATCACCACCGACGCCCGCCACCGCGCCGACGCCAAGAGCGCCCTCATCACGCTCGTCGAACACGCCCTCATGGCACGGCTGAAGTAA
- a CDS encoding DUF742 domain-containing protein — MTPPPAYSDAYDDSSYSEGDQPLVRPYAMTGGRTRPRYQLAIEALVSTTADPMHLSNLLPEHQRICTLCREVKSVAEVSALLSMPLGVARILVADLAEAGMVAIHQPGNGEAGGTPDVTLLERVLSGLRKL, encoded by the coding sequence ATGACCCCGCCCCCCGCCTACTCCGATGCGTACGACGACTCGTCGTACTCGGAGGGCGACCAGCCGCTTGTGCGCCCGTACGCGATGACGGGCGGCCGGACCCGGCCCCGCTACCAGCTCGCCATCGAGGCGCTGGTGAGCACCACCGCCGATCCGATGCACCTGTCGAACCTGCTGCCCGAGCACCAGCGCATCTGCACGCTGTGCCGCGAGGTCAAGTCGGTCGCGGAGGTCTCCGCCCTGCTGTCGATGCCACTCGGCGTGGCGCGCATCCTGGTGGCCGACCTGGCAGAGGCCGGCATGGTGGCCATCCACCAGCCGGGCAACGGAGAGGCCGGCGGCACGCCGGACGTGACACTGCTCGAAAGGGTGCTCAGTGGACTTCGCAAGCTCTAA
- a CDS encoding fumarylacetoacetate hydrolase family protein, with protein MRIARFSIDGNVAFGAVEGDSAPGAGGEPVLDIIKGIPFADFELSGTKVPLSKVRLLPPVLPNKVVAVGRNYAEHAAELGNAVPDAPITFFKPSTSVIGPGDPIPYPSFSQDVHHEAELAVVIGRMCREVPRERVAEVVLGFTCANDVTARDVQKREQQWARAKGFDGACPLGPWIETGIDPAAVAAGLAVQCTVNGEQRQLGSTADMVRSVEDLVVHISEAMTLLPGDVILTGTPAGVGPLSVGDEVAVTIEGIGTLTNKVIKRG; from the coding sequence GTGCGCATCGCCAGGTTCTCGATCGACGGCAATGTCGCGTTCGGCGCGGTCGAGGGCGACTCGGCCCCCGGCGCCGGGGGCGAGCCCGTCCTCGACATCATCAAGGGCATCCCGTTCGCGGACTTCGAGCTGTCCGGCACGAAGGTCCCGCTGAGCAAGGTCCGGCTGCTGCCGCCCGTGCTCCCGAACAAGGTCGTGGCCGTCGGCCGCAACTACGCGGAGCACGCGGCGGAGCTGGGCAACGCCGTGCCCGACGCGCCGATCACCTTCTTCAAGCCGTCCACCTCGGTGATCGGCCCCGGCGACCCCATCCCCTACCCCTCCTTCTCCCAGGACGTCCACCACGAGGCGGAGCTCGCCGTGGTGATCGGCCGGATGTGCCGCGAGGTCCCCCGCGAGCGGGTGGCCGAGGTCGTCCTCGGCTTCACGTGCGCCAACGACGTCACCGCCCGCGACGTGCAGAAGCGCGAGCAGCAGTGGGCCCGGGCCAAGGGCTTCGACGGCGCCTGCCCGCTCGGCCCCTGGATCGAGACCGGCATCGACCCGGCGGCCGTCGCCGCGGGCCTGGCCGTCCAGTGCACCGTCAACGGCGAGCAGCGCCAGCTCGGCAGCACCGCCGACATGGTCCGCTCCGTCGAGGACCTCGTCGTCCACATCAGCGAGGCGATGACGCTGCTCCCCGGCGACGTCATCCTCACGGGGACCCCGGCCGGAGTCGGCCCCCTCAGCGTCGGCGACGAGGTCGCCGTCACCATCGAAGGCATCGGCACTCTCACCAACAAGGTGATCAAGCGTGGCTAA
- the ndgR gene encoding IclR family transcriptional regulator NdgR: MDNSSGVGVLDKAALVLSALESGPATLAGLVAATGLARPTAHRLAVALEHHRMVARDMQGRFILGPRLAELAAAAGEDRLLATAGPVLTHLRDVTGESAQLYRRQGDMRICVAAAERLSGLRDTVPVGSTLPMKAGSAAQILMAWEEPERLHRGLQGARFTATALSGVRRRGWAQSIGEREPGVASVSAPVRGPSNRVVAAVSVSGPIERLTRHPGRMHAQAVIDAAARLTEALRRAG; encoded by the coding sequence ATGGACAACTCTAGCGGCGTCGGCGTTCTCGACAAGGCAGCTCTGGTTTTGAGCGCACTGGAGTCCGGTCCGGCCACCCTCGCCGGGCTGGTCGCGGCGACAGGGCTTGCACGACCCACGGCACATCGCCTGGCCGTGGCACTGGAACACCACCGGATGGTGGCGAGGGACATGCAGGGCCGGTTCATCCTCGGACCGCGGCTGGCGGAGCTCGCCGCCGCGGCCGGCGAGGACCGGCTGCTGGCCACGGCGGGACCGGTACTGACCCACCTGCGCGACGTGACGGGCGAGAGCGCGCAGCTCTACCGCCGGCAGGGCGACATGCGCATCTGCGTGGCGGCCGCGGAGCGGCTGTCGGGCCTGCGGGACACCGTCCCGGTCGGCTCCACGCTGCCGATGAAGGCGGGCTCCGCCGCGCAGATCCTGATGGCCTGGGAGGAGCCGGAGCGGCTGCACCGCGGCCTGCAGGGCGCCCGCTTCACGGCGACGGCGCTGTCGGGTGTGCGGCGCCGCGGCTGGGCGCAGTCGATCGGCGAGCGGGAGCCGGGTGTGGCGTCCGTCTCGGCGCCGGTGCGCGGGCCGTCGAACCGGGTGGTGGCGGCCGTGTCGGTCTCCGGGCCGATCGAGCGCCTGACGCGCCACCCGGGCCGGATGCACGCGCAGGCCGTCATCGACGCCGCGGCGCGCCTCACCGAGGCCCTGCGCCGCGCGGGCTGA
- a CDS encoding sensor histidine kinase, whose product MQGRFKRDGKGSPQALQGRGEAAAEQEPRGGTDRGSSPQHAQGRGPALEGAAPEAAGAKGGVKSKATRIKARGKNKGKAAAESPAEKDTAIPAAPPGPGSRLHMQNWRISTRLVSLLTLPVVAATSLGGFRINDSLNDIEQLEHMQLLTTMTRQATNLAAALQEERDRSAGPLSTDKSGKMDTLVTGVRAQTDAAAKSFANATDRVDTAEDKDETLKSIRNNILQIGRQLASLDTVRKNAYQNGAQQTVTEYNQLIVSLLSLSQDMAQATSSPEMIKRTRALAAFSSAKEYASIQRAIIAASLPDGGEKTGNLTENDRLYALSAQRGEGQAKKTFELVYQGNSEDLLAALGDGNPEIGKADHYTRRVLSNPNQFAKETQYRSWMDWYDADDTKLQAMKVIELTLLEDMEQKARELKNESQRDAIINGALILLVLGVSLVGAFVMARSMIGSLRRLQDTATRVAQDRLPELVKQLSESDPQDVDTSVESVGLHTRDEIGQVAAAFDDVHREAVRLAAEQALLRGNVNAMFTNLSRRSQGLIQRQLSLISELESREADPDQLSSLFKLDHLATRMRRNGENLLVLAGEEPGRRWTRPVPLVDVLRAAASEVEQYERIELASVPGTDVAGRVVNDLVHLLAELLENATSFSSPQTKVKVTGHALPDGRVLVEIHDTGIGLSPEDLAAINERLAAPPTVDVSVSRRMGLFVVGRLSLRHGIRIQLRPSDSGGTTALVMLPVDVAQGGKKPGGPGGPGGQGAAGQQGAPGAPAGQGSGPAGGARQGAGAAPQRSGVAAAMGQRAALAGQRGAGGPQGNRPQQGAPGGRPQGGPGLPAAPAGQDQGGFGGGAPMPNRAPAGGPGHGPGAPGGPGAPGGLQQRPAAAPPASAPAGFAQGSGFERPQPPQPAAPSGQAPAPAAPPAAPSQRGPRAQLPPRGGAARPELPGTGAPQATSWGADPARQGGQGGQEFPRGHDELSGPGSTAEFPRPDFNAPPPHGMGGNSTTGQFARPDVRGADASATGQFARQEFQAPRPGGPGAGGFAPQQPQAPQLPQPQLPQPQQPEALPPAAGGPERSPIFESLESNWYPSEGSRPTGQVPAVPQQPQAAAPAAPAPAPARRPQQPLPQRGQEPPAEPAAATTGSTPTVSWRSSPNDELMRQAERVRQPAAGGITTSGLPRRVPRANLVAGTAQQQTDTQAGPQVSRAPDDVRGRLTNLRRGIQQGRQAGNNGPATGSYHIDPTYQQER is encoded by the coding sequence GTGCAGGGACGATTCAAGCGGGATGGCAAGGGGTCTCCCCAGGCCCTTCAGGGCCGAGGGGAAGCTGCTGCGGAGCAGGAGCCTCGCGGCGGGACCGACCGAGGCTCCTCGCCCCAGCACGCCCAAGGCCGCGGGCCGGCCCTCGAAGGTGCGGCCCCCGAGGCCGCCGGTGCGAAGGGCGGCGTGAAGAGCAAGGCCACGCGCATCAAGGCCCGGGGCAAGAACAAGGGCAAGGCCGCGGCCGAGTCCCCGGCCGAGAAGGACACCGCGATACCCGCGGCCCCTCCCGGGCCCGGCTCCCGCCTGCACATGCAGAACTGGCGCATCAGCACGCGCCTGGTGTCGCTGCTGACCCTCCCCGTCGTCGCCGCCACCAGCCTCGGCGGCTTCCGCATCAACGACTCGCTCAACGACATCGAGCAGCTGGAGCACATGCAGCTGCTGACGACGATGACCCGGCAGGCCACCAACCTGGCCGCCGCGCTCCAGGAGGAGCGCGACCGCTCCGCGGGTCCGCTGTCGACCGACAAGTCCGGCAAGATGGACACCCTCGTCACGGGTGTCCGCGCGCAGACCGACGCCGCCGCGAAGTCCTTCGCCAACGCGACCGACCGCGTCGACACCGCCGAGGACAAGGACGAGACGCTCAAGTCGATCCGCAACAACATCCTGCAGATCGGCCGCCAGCTCGCCAGCCTGGACACGGTCCGCAAGAACGCGTACCAGAACGGCGCGCAGCAGACCGTCACCGAGTACAACCAGCTGATCGTCTCGCTGCTCTCGCTCTCCCAGGACATGGCGCAGGCCACCTCCAGCCCGGAGATGATCAAGCGTACGCGCGCCCTCGCCGCGTTCTCCTCCGCGAAGGAGTACGCCTCGATCCAGCGCGCCATCATCGCCGCCTCGCTGCCCGACGGCGGCGAGAAGACCGGCAACCTCACCGAGAACGACCGCCTGTACGCCCTCTCCGCGCAGCGCGGCGAGGGCCAGGCGAAGAAGACCTTCGAGCTCGTCTACCAGGGCAACTCCGAGGACCTCCTCGCGGCGCTCGGCGACGGCAACCCCGAGATCGGCAAGGCGGACCACTACACCCGCCGCGTCCTGTCGAACCCCAACCAGTTCGCGAAGGAGACGCAGTACCGCTCCTGGATGGACTGGTACGACGCGGACGACACCAAGCTCCAGGCCATGAAGGTCATCGAGCTGACGCTGCTCGAGGACATGGAGCAGAAGGCCCGCGAGCTGAAGAACGAGTCGCAGCGCGACGCCATCATCAACGGTGCGCTGATCCTCCTCGTCCTCGGCGTGTCCCTCGTCGGCGCGTTCGTGATGGCGCGGTCGATGATCGGCTCGCTGCGCCGCCTGCAGGACACCGCGACCCGGGTCGCCCAGGACCGCCTGCCCGAGCTCGTCAAGCAGCTCTCCGAGTCCGACCCGCAGGACGTCGACACGTCCGTGGAGTCCGTCGGCCTGCACACCCGCGACGAGATCGGCCAGGTGGCCGCGGCCTTCGACGACGTGCACCGCGAGGCGGTCCGACTCGCCGCCGAGCAGGCCCTCCTGCGGGGCAACGTCAACGCGATGTTCACCAACCTCTCGCGCCGCTCCCAGGGCCTCATCCAGCGCCAGCTCTCGCTCATCTCCGAGCTGGAGTCCCGCGAGGCCGACCCGGACCAGCTGTCCTCGCTCTTCAAGCTCGACCACCTCGCCACCCGCATGCGCCGGAACGGCGAGAACCTCCTCGTCCTCGCAGGCGAGGAGCCTGGCCGCCGGTGGACCCGCCCCGTGCCGCTCGTCGACGTGCTCCGCGCCGCGGCGTCCGAGGTGGAGCAGTACGAGCGCATCGAGCTGGCGTCGGTGCCGGGCACCGATGTCGCCGGCCGCGTCGTCAACGACCTCGTGCACCTGCTCGCCGAGCTGCTGGAGAACGCCACGTCGTTCTCCTCCCCCCAGACCAAGGTCAAGGTCACCGGCCACGCGCTGCCCGACGGCCGCGTGCTGGTCGAGATCCACGACACCGGCATCGGCCTCTCCCCCGAGGACCTCGCCGCGATCAACGAGCGGCTCGCCGCGCCGCCGACCGTGGACGTCTCCGTCTCCCGCCGCATGGGCCTCTTCGTGGTCGGCCGCCTGTCCCTGCGACACGGCATCCGCATCCAGCTGCGCCCGTCCGACTCGGGCGGCACCACGGCCCTCGTCATGCTGCCGGTGGACGTCGCCCAGGGCGGCAAGAAGCCGGGCGGCCCCGGTGGTCCCGGCGGCCAGGGTGCCGCGGGCCAGCAGGGCGCCCCCGGCGCCCCCGCGGGCCAGGGCTCCGGCCCGGCCGGCGGCGCCCGCCAGGGCGCCGGTGCCGCTCCGCAGCGCAGCGGTGTGGCCGCGGCCATGGGCCAGCGCGCGGCGCTGGCAGGCCAGCGCGGTGCGGGCGGCCCGCAGGGCAACCGCCCGCAGCAGGGCGCTCCGGGCGGCCGTCCGCAGGGCGGTCCCGGCCTGCCCGCCGCTCCGGCGGGGCAGGACCAGGGCGGCTTCGGCGGCGGTGCACCGATGCCGAACCGCGCTCCGGCCGGCGGCCCCGGCCACGGCCCGGGTGCTCCCGGTGGTCCGGGTGCCCCCGGCGGCCTCCAGCAGCGCCCCGCTGCGGCTCCCCCGGCTTCGGCCCCCGCCGGCTTCGCGCAGGGCAGCGGCTTCGAGCGGCCGCAGCCGCCGCAGCCGGCCGCCCCCTCGGGCCAGGCCCCCGCTCCCGCGGCGCCCCCCGCGGCCCCGTCGCAGCGCGGCCCGCGGGCGCAGCTGCCGCCGCGCGGCGGCGCCGCCCGCCCGGAGCTGCCGGGCACGGGTGCCCCGCAGGCCACCAGCTGGGGCGCCGACCCGGCGCGCCAGGGCGGCCAGGGCGGCCAGGAGTTCCCGCGCGGCCACGACGAGCTCTCGGGCCCCGGCTCGACGGCGGAGTTCCCGCGCCCGGACTTCAACGCCCCGCCTCCGCACGGCATGGGCGGCAACAGCACGACGGGGCAGTTCGCGCGTCCCGACGTGCGCGGCGCGGACGCGTCCGCGACGGGCCAGTTCGCCCGCCAGGAATTCCAGGCCCCGCGGCCCGGCGGTCCCGGCGCCGGCGGCTTCGCCCCGCAGCAGCCCCAGGCCCCGCAGCTGCCGCAGCCGCAGCTGCCGCAGCCGCAGCAGCCCGAGGCGCTGCCGCCGGCTGCCGGCGGCCCCGAGCGCAGCCCGATCTTCGAGTCGCTGGAGTCGAACTGGTACCCGTCGGAGGGCTCCCGCCCCACCGGCCAGGTGCCGGCCGTGCCCCAGCAGCCGCAGGCCGCCGCCCCGGCGGCCCCGGCCCCCGCTCCCGCCCGGCGCCCGCAGCAGCCGCTGCCGCAGCGCGGCCAGGAGCCGCCGGCCGAGCCGGCCGCGGCGACGACCGGCAGCACGCCGACCGTCAGCTGGCGGTCCTCGCCGAACGACGAGCTGATGCGCCAGGCCGAGCGCGTGCGCCAGCCCGCCGCCGGCGGCATCACGACCTCGGGGCTGCCCCGCCGGGTACCGCGGGCGAACCTCGTGGCCGGCACCGCGCAGCAGCAGACCGACACCCAGGCCGGTCCCCAGGTCTCGCGCGCCCCGGACGACGTCCGCGGCCGTCTGACCAACCTCCGACGCGGTATCCAGCAGGGCCGCCAGGCCGGCAACAACGGCCCGGCGACCGGCAGCTACCACATCGACCCCACTTACCAGCAGGAGCGTTAG